Proteins encoded in a region of the Streptomyces sp. NBC_00310 genome:
- a CDS encoding NADP-dependent oxidoreductase, with protein sequence MSDTPALPATSREWHLLSRPVGWPKDEDFALVEAEIRQPGAGEVLVRNTYLSVDPYMRGRMSDAKSYVAPFELGKVMQGGAVGEVVASAAEGIAVGDHVLHFGGWREYATIDAKQAVKVDPDAAPLSTYLGVLGMTGLTAYAGLLRVGAFKEGDAVFVSGAAGAVGSQVGQIAKLKGASRVIGSAGSDDKVKLLVEEYGFDAAFNYKDGPVWEQLKAAAPEGIDVYFDNVGGEHLEAAIGALNLRGRAVICGMISQYNSTEPTPGPRNMVKILQNRLRVEGVLVGDHYDFQPQFVQEVGAWVRSGELKYRETVVEGIENNLEAFLGVLRGDNTGKMIVKL encoded by the coding sequence ATGTCCGACACCCCCGCCCTCCCCGCCACCAGCCGCGAATGGCACCTGCTGAGCCGCCCCGTGGGCTGGCCCAAGGACGAGGACTTCGCCCTGGTCGAGGCGGAGATCCGGCAGCCCGGCGCGGGTGAGGTCCTCGTACGGAACACGTACCTCTCCGTGGACCCGTACATGCGTGGCCGCATGAGCGACGCGAAGTCGTACGTCGCCCCGTTCGAGCTGGGCAAGGTCATGCAGGGCGGTGCCGTGGGCGAGGTCGTCGCCTCGGCGGCCGAGGGCATCGCCGTCGGCGACCACGTGCTGCACTTCGGCGGCTGGCGCGAGTACGCCACGATCGACGCCAAGCAGGCCGTGAAGGTCGACCCGGACGCCGCGCCGCTCTCCACCTACCTCGGCGTCCTCGGCATGACGGGTCTGACGGCCTACGCGGGCCTGCTGCGGGTCGGCGCCTTCAAGGAGGGCGACGCGGTCTTCGTCTCCGGCGCCGCCGGTGCCGTCGGCAGCCAGGTCGGCCAGATCGCCAAGCTCAAGGGCGCCTCCCGGGTCATCGGCTCCGCCGGCTCCGACGACAAGGTCAAGCTCCTCGTCGAGGAGTACGGCTTCGACGCCGCCTTCAACTACAAGGACGGCCCCGTCTGGGAGCAGCTCAAGGCCGCCGCCCCCGAGGGCATCGACGTCTACTTCGACAACGTCGGCGGCGAGCACCTGGAGGCCGCGATCGGCGCGCTCAACCTGCGGGGCCGGGCCGTGATCTGCGGAATGATCTCCCAGTACAACTCGACCGAGCCGACCCCGGGCCCGCGCAACATGGTCAAGATCCTGCAGAACCGCCTCCGCGTCGAGGGCGTCCTCGTCGGCGACCACTACGACTTCCAGCCCCAGTTCGTCCAGGAGGTCGGCGCCTGGGTCCGCTCCGGCGAGCTCAAGTACCGCGAGACCGTCGTCGAGGGCATCGAGAACAACCTGGAGGCCTTCCTCGGCGTCCTGCGCGGCGACAACACCGGCAAGATGATCGTCAAGCTCTGA
- a CDS encoding MarR family winged helix-turn-helix transcriptional regulator: MPTQKTTPRIDPLTMEVVQLIGTVVARYHEEYEEAAAEHTLTGAQARLLGLLSLEPLPMRRLAQKLRCEPSNVTGIVDRLEARGLVERLPDPKDRRVKLAAATAEGRRVAGSLRDSLDFAREPLAALSTGERESLRDLLRRMLEA, from the coding sequence ATGCCCACGCAGAAGACGACCCCCCGCATCGACCCGCTGACCATGGAGGTCGTCCAACTCATCGGCACGGTGGTGGCCCGCTACCACGAGGAGTACGAGGAAGCCGCCGCCGAGCACACGCTCACCGGCGCCCAGGCCCGCCTCCTGGGCCTCCTTTCCCTGGAACCGCTCCCCATGCGCCGCCTCGCCCAGAAACTCCGCTGCGAGCCGTCGAACGTGACGGGGATCGTGGACCGGCTGGAGGCACGGGGACTGGTCGAGCGCCTCCCCGACCCGAAGGACCGCCGCGTGAAGCTGGCGGCGGCCACGGCGGAGGGGCGCCGGGTGGCCGGCAGCCTGCGGGATTCCCTGGACTTCGCCCGGGAGCCGCTGGCGGCGCTGAGCACGGGTGAGCGGGAGTCGTTGCGGGATCTGCTGCGGCGGATGCTGGAGGCGTAG
- a CDS encoding DUF6153 family protein produces the protein MTARAQRHSAPPPLGRWRALLVLGLLAGLFGMHALAPGGVHHEHAEPRHGMAAAVAVAVDAHDGCPGGCGTDHAQHADPTCASGAVSGGPTLPGLVPDPVPAPVSADDVCAYVLSPPDGARAPPSLAELQLLRI, from the coding sequence ATGACAGCCCGCGCACAGCGACACAGCGCGCCACCGCCCCTGGGGCGGTGGCGGGCGTTGCTCGTGCTCGGGCTGCTGGCCGGGCTGTTCGGGATGCACGCACTGGCTCCCGGCGGTGTCCACCACGAACACGCCGAGCCGCGGCACGGAATGGCGGCCGCGGTCGCGGTGGCGGTCGACGCCCACGACGGCTGCCCGGGCGGCTGCGGCACGGACCACGCCCAGCACGCCGATCCGACCTGCGCGTCGGGCGCGGTGAGCGGCGGGCCGACACTGCCCGGACTCGTGCCCGACCCGGTGCCCGCACCCGTATCCGCCGACGACGTGTGCGCGTACGTGCTCTCACCTCCGGACGGCGCACGCGCACCCCCGTCCCTGGCGGAACTCCAACTCCTGCGGATCTAG
- a CDS encoding DUF305 domain-containing protein, translated as MRTTRTRPRTRTLARRVAVVAASATAALVLAACGGDGGDGHTAGGHGSASSSASSPTSAGAHNAQDVSFAQGMIPHHRQALEMAGLAADQASSAEVKDLAARVEKAQDPEIETMTGWLKAWGEDVPSGAEMPGMDHSGGAGMPGMMGGKDMAELEKASGTAFDTLFLTMMVEHHEGAVEMATAEKKKGAYGPATAMADDIVTAQTAEIAEMKKLLGTS; from the coding sequence ATGCGCACCACCCGTACCCGTCCCCGTACCCGCACTCTGGCCCGCCGCGTCGCCGTGGTGGCCGCGTCGGCCACCGCCGCTCTCGTCCTCGCCGCCTGCGGAGGTGACGGCGGAGACGGCCACACCGCAGGCGGCCACGGCTCCGCTTCCTCGTCGGCCTCGTCGCCCACGTCGGCCGGCGCGCACAACGCCCAGGACGTGTCCTTCGCGCAGGGCATGATCCCGCACCACCGGCAGGCCCTGGAGATGGCCGGGCTGGCCGCAGACCAGGCGTCCTCCGCCGAGGTCAAGGACCTCGCCGCACGCGTGGAGAAGGCACAGGACCCGGAGATCGAGACCATGACCGGCTGGCTGAAGGCCTGGGGCGAGGACGTGCCGAGCGGGGCCGAGATGCCGGGCATGGATCACTCGGGCGGGGCCGGGATGCCCGGCATGATGGGCGGTAAGGACATGGCCGAGCTGGAGAAGGCGTCCGGCACCGCCTTCGACACCCTCTTCCTGACCATGATGGTCGAACACCACGAGGGCGCCGTGGAGATGGCCACGGCCGAGAAGAAGAAGGGCGCGTACGGGCCCGCCACGGCCATGGCCGACGACATCGTCACCGCGCAGACCGCCGAGATCGCCGAGATGAAGAAGCTCCTCGGCACAAGCTGA
- a CDS encoding GNAT family N-acetyltransferase — protein sequence MPTLNDPYELSVGVPSVEVFRRLRTDAGLSDKDPEAVALALPHTWHGVILRHAGQPVGMGRVIGDGGTAFQIVDICVHPAHQGRGLGRRIMAALTGELERRAPATAYVSLIADGPARFLYEKFGFADTAAHGSIGMYRVMDGGSGPGGTRAEP from the coding sequence ATGCCTACCCTGAATGACCCTTACGAGCTGAGCGTGGGCGTGCCCTCCGTCGAGGTCTTCCGCCGTCTGCGCACCGACGCCGGTCTGTCGGACAAGGATCCCGAAGCGGTCGCGCTCGCCCTGCCCCACACCTGGCACGGGGTGATACTGCGGCACGCGGGGCAGCCCGTCGGCATGGGGCGCGTCATCGGTGACGGCGGTACCGCGTTCCAGATCGTCGACATCTGCGTCCACCCCGCACACCAGGGCCGCGGCCTCGGCAGGCGCATCATGGCCGCGCTCACCGGGGAACTGGAGCGCCGGGCGCCCGCCACCGCCTACGTCTCCCTGATCGCGGACGGCCCCGCCCGCTTCCTCTACGAGAAGTTCGGCTTCGCCGACACCGCCGCGCACGGCTCGATCGGCATGTACCGCGTGATGGACGGGGGTTCCGGGCCCGGCGGGACACGGGCGGAGCCATAG
- a CDS encoding alpha/beta fold hydrolase → MATFRAPDRTSLAYRTAGDGPPLVCLPGGPMRASAYLGDLGGLAAHRRLVMLDLRGTGESAVPEDTTSYRCDRLVGDVEALREHLGVERVDLLAHCAGANLAAAYVRAYPERVGRLALITPSPLGVGIAVGGEDRLAVARLREGEPWFGEAFAALEEVVAGRGAQRHWAAVAPFLHGRLDEAARALDAADAEQRNPEAARVFGSEGAFDPEGTRAAYRRFGAPVLVLAGEVDLNSPPGAMGEYAALFPGGAEFVVQPGAGHHPWLDDGDRFVETVAKFLDRENRAPDREN, encoded by the coding sequence ATGGCCACCTTCCGCGCACCCGACCGCACTTCGCTCGCCTACCGCACGGCCGGCGACGGTCCGCCGCTCGTCTGCCTCCCCGGCGGGCCCATGCGCGCGTCCGCCTACCTCGGTGACCTCGGCGGGCTGGCCGCGCACCGGCGGCTGGTGATGCTGGATCTCCGGGGCACCGGGGAGTCGGCGGTCCCCGAGGACACCACCTCCTACCGCTGCGACCGGCTCGTCGGCGATGTGGAGGCGCTGCGCGAGCATCTCGGGGTGGAGCGCGTCGATCTGCTCGCGCACTGTGCCGGGGCGAACCTCGCGGCGGCGTATGTACGGGCGTATCCCGAGCGGGTCGGGCGGCTCGCTCTCATCACGCCCAGTCCCCTGGGTGTGGGGATCGCGGTCGGCGGCGAGGACCGGCTCGCGGTCGCCCGGCTCCGCGAGGGTGAGCCGTGGTTCGGGGAGGCGTTCGCGGCGTTGGAGGAGGTCGTGGCGGGGCGGGGAGCGCAGCGGCACTGGGCGGCCGTCGCCCCGTTCCTGCACGGGCGCCTGGACGAGGCCGCCCGGGCCCTCGACGCCGCCGACGCCGAGCAGCGCAATCCCGAGGCCGCGCGCGTCTTCGGGAGTGAGGGAGCCTTCGACCCGGAGGGGACGCGGGCCGCGTACCGGCGGTTCGGGGCGCCGGTGCTCGTGCTCGCCGGGGAGGTCGATCTCAACTCGCCGCCCGGTGCGATGGGCGAGTACGCCGCGCTGTTCCCCGGGGGCGCCGAGTTCGTCGTACAGCCGGGAGCCGGACATCATCCGTGGCTGGACGACGGCGATCGGTTCGTGGAGACCGTCGCGAAGTTCCTGGACCGGGAGAACCGGGCACCGGACCGGGAGAACTGA
- the yjfF gene encoding galactofuranose ABC transporter, permease protein YjfF: MTATTKTPPSQDSRTAPTSTTTSKVSALLADRRLPVLVTAALFLAMYIAGLGRYQNYGFNEPQVFLNLFIDNGYLLVAAVGATFVILSGGIDLSVGSVIGFTTMFTAWMVERQGLPILLVIPMALAVGAFGGFLMGYVIQNFEIQPFIVTLAGLFLFRGLCLVISKESIAIGDETVSSLAQTQAQLGIGFLSIGAIVALVVLAVAFYVLHYTRFGRRVYAIGGNEQSAMLMGLPQGGTKIAVYTVSGFCSALAGLLFTLYIQSGDPLHATGMELDAIAAVVIGGTLLTGGSGYVLGTLFGVLVLGLIKSIIQFEGTLSSWWTKIATGVLLCAFILIQRAMTARKQT, translated from the coding sequence ATGACCGCGACCACCAAGACCCCGCCGTCCCAGGACAGCCGTACGGCACCGACGTCCACGACCACGTCCAAGGTCTCGGCGCTCCTCGCCGACCGGCGGCTGCCCGTCCTGGTGACCGCCGCGCTCTTCCTCGCGATGTACATCGCGGGCCTGGGCCGCTACCAGAACTACGGTTTCAACGAACCGCAGGTCTTCCTCAACCTCTTCATCGACAACGGCTATCTGCTGGTGGCCGCCGTGGGCGCGACCTTCGTGATCCTCTCCGGCGGCATCGACCTCTCGGTCGGCTCGGTGATCGGCTTCACGACGATGTTCACGGCCTGGATGGTGGAGCGCCAGGGCCTGCCGATCCTGCTGGTGATCCCCATGGCCCTGGCCGTGGGCGCCTTCGGCGGCTTCCTGATGGGCTATGTGATCCAGAACTTCGAGATCCAGCCCTTCATCGTGACCCTGGCCGGGCTCTTCCTCTTCCGGGGCCTGTGCCTGGTCATCAGCAAGGAGTCCATCGCCATCGGCGACGAGACGGTGAGCAGCCTGGCCCAGACACAGGCCCAGCTGGGGATCGGCTTCCTGTCCATCGGCGCGATCGTCGCCCTGGTGGTCCTGGCCGTGGCCTTCTACGTCCTGCACTACACCCGCTTCGGCCGCCGCGTGTACGCCATCGGCGGCAACGAGCAGTCGGCGATGCTGATGGGCCTCCCGCAGGGCGGCACCAAGATCGCCGTCTACACGGTGTCCGGCTTCTGCTCGGCCCTGGCGGGTCTGCTCTTCACCCTCTACATCCAGTCCGGTGACCCCCTGCACGCCACCGGCATGGAACTCGACGCGATCGCCGCCGTGGTCATCGGCGGCACGCTGCTCACGGGCGGCTCCGGCTACGTCCTCGGCACCCTGTTCGGTGTCCTCGTCCTGGGCCTCATCAAGAGCATCATCCAGTTCGAGGGCACCCTCAGCTCCTGGTGGACGAAGATCGCCACAGGCGTGCTGCTGTGCGCGTTCATCCTCATCCAGCGGGCGATGACGGCACGCAAACAGACCTGA
- a CDS encoding ABC transporter permease produces MTTPSAATTATTSRWRALTHHHLFWPVAVLVALLLVNVPFTPDFFSIRMTDGHLYGSLVSIVLFGSPLILVAVGMTLVIATGGIDLSVGAVVAITGALTCSYISDQADQSALAGVFLAMGIGLVAAVVCGLWNGFLVARMGIQPIIATLIIMVAGRGVAQLITDGQIITINSEPYKLIGGGYWLTLPFSIFVVAVVVAVTVLLTRRTALGLLVESVGGNAEASRLVGIRSRRIKIMVYVFCALCAGIAGLMISSNTSAADGNNAGLWIELDAILAVVIGGTSLLGGRFSIGGTVIGALVIQTLTTTIYTIGVPTQTNLVFKAAVVIVVCLLQSPKFRAKVFGARFGSKPGATGGGTSPAAPAKTVTTPAEAAPKMEVS; encoded by the coding sequence GTGACCACCCCATCCGCGGCCACGACAGCCACGACGTCCCGCTGGCGAGCGCTGACGCACCACCACCTGTTCTGGCCCGTCGCGGTCCTGGTAGCCCTGCTGCTCGTCAACGTCCCCTTCACCCCCGACTTCTTCTCGATCAGGATGACGGACGGCCACCTCTACGGCAGCCTCGTCTCGATCGTGCTCTTCGGTTCGCCCCTGATCCTGGTGGCGGTCGGCATGACCCTGGTCATCGCCACCGGCGGCATCGACCTCTCCGTCGGCGCGGTCGTCGCCATCACCGGCGCCCTGACCTGCTCGTACATCAGCGACCAGGCGGACCAGAGCGCGCTGGCCGGGGTGTTCCTGGCCATGGGCATCGGCCTGGTGGCGGCGGTGGTCTGCGGTCTGTGGAACGGCTTCCTGGTGGCCAGGATGGGCATCCAGCCCATCATCGCGACCCTCATCATCATGGTCGCGGGCCGAGGCGTGGCCCAGCTGATCACCGACGGCCAGATCATCACGATCAACAGCGAGCCGTACAAGCTGATCGGCGGCGGCTACTGGCTGACGCTGCCGTTCTCCATCTTCGTGGTGGCCGTGGTCGTGGCGGTCACCGTCCTGCTGACCCGCAGGACGGCCCTCGGCCTCCTCGTCGAGTCGGTCGGCGGCAACGCCGAGGCCAGCCGCCTGGTCGGCATCCGCTCCCGCCGTATCAAGATCATGGTCTACGTCTTCTGCGCCCTGTGCGCGGGCATCGCGGGCCTGATGATCAGCTCCAACACCTCGGCCGCCGACGGCAACAACGCCGGCCTGTGGATCGAACTCGACGCGATCCTCGCCGTGGTGATCGGCGGCACCTCGCTGCTGGGCGGCCGGTTCTCCATCGGCGGCACGGTGATCGGTGCCCTGGTCATCCAGACCCTCACGACGACGATCTACACGATCGGCGTGCCCACCCAGACCAACCTGGTCTTCAAGGCGGCCGTCGTGATCGTCGTCTGCCTGCTCCAGTCCCCGAAGTTCCGCGCGAAGGTCTTCGGCGCCCGGTTCGGTTCCAAGCCCGGCGCGACCGGCGGCGGTACGTCGCCCGCGGCCCCGGCGAAGACCGTCACGACGCCCGCCGAGGCGGCCCCGAAGATGGAGGTGTCGTGA
- a CDS encoding sugar ABC transporter ATP-binding protein — MAEPRPVLEMTGIVKEFPGVRALSGVDFRLFPGEIHALMGENGAGKSTLIKVLTGVYSLDGGTITLDGEPVRFASPLQAQQAGVNTVYQEVNLCPNLSVAENIFIGREPTRFGRIQWKRLRKEAAELVDRLGLDIDVTAPLSSYPLAVQQLVAIVRSVGTGDGVGAGTKVLVLDEPTSSLDRDEVLELFRLMRRLKDEGVAILFVSHFLDQIYEICDRMTVLRNGTLVGEHMVSELDQVGLIQLMIGKDLDQLEELHEHQLHADVGETLLHADGLGRTGGIAPFDLDIKKGEVVGLAGLLGSGRTELARLLFGADQPDSGKVTVGGKQVPMNAPNDAIGAGVAFCSENRKAEGLVPDLTVRENIILALQAARGWTRPIPAAQRDELVAKYIKALDIRPANPEARVGQLSGGNQQKVLLARWLITQPKLLILDEPTRGIDVGAKAEIQKLVVSLSEDGMAVLYIAAELEEVLRLSHTIGVLRDRKLVATLTNGPEITTSKILETIASGEHQ; from the coding sequence ATGGCAGAGCCGCGGCCCGTCCTGGAGATGACGGGCATAGTCAAAGAATTCCCGGGGGTACGGGCTCTGTCGGGCGTCGACTTCCGGCTCTTCCCCGGCGAGATACACGCTCTGATGGGCGAGAACGGCGCCGGCAAGTCCACCCTGATCAAGGTGCTGACCGGGGTCTACTCCCTGGACGGCGGCACGATCACCCTCGACGGAGAGCCCGTGCGGTTCGCCAGCCCGCTGCAGGCGCAGCAGGCCGGGGTCAACACGGTCTACCAGGAGGTCAACCTCTGCCCCAACCTGTCGGTGGCGGAGAACATCTTCATCGGCCGTGAACCCACCCGCTTCGGCCGCATCCAGTGGAAGCGGCTGCGCAAGGAGGCCGCCGAGCTGGTCGACCGGCTCGGCCTCGACATCGACGTGACGGCACCGCTGTCCTCGTACCCGCTGGCCGTGCAGCAACTGGTCGCGATCGTACGGTCGGTGGGCACCGGCGACGGGGTCGGAGCCGGCACCAAGGTGCTCGTCCTCGACGAGCCGACGTCCAGCCTCGACCGCGACGAGGTCCTCGAACTCTTCCGGCTGATGCGGCGGTTGAAGGACGAGGGGGTCGCGATCCTCTTCGTCTCGCATTTCCTCGACCAGATCTACGAGATCTGCGACCGCATGACCGTCCTGCGCAACGGCACCCTCGTCGGCGAGCACATGGTCAGCGAACTCGACCAGGTCGGCCTGATCCAGCTGATGATCGGCAAGGACCTGGACCAGCTGGAGGAGCTCCACGAGCACCAGCTGCACGCCGACGTCGGCGAGACCCTGCTGCACGCGGACGGCCTCGGCCGCACGGGCGGCATCGCCCCCTTCGACCTGGACATCAAGAAGGGCGAGGTCGTGGGCCTCGCCGGCCTGCTCGGTTCGGGCCGCACCGAACTCGCCCGGCTGCTCTTCGGCGCCGACCAGCCCGACAGCGGCAAGGTCACCGTGGGCGGCAAGCAGGTCCCGATGAACGCCCCGAACGACGCCATCGGCGCCGGGGTCGCGTTCTGCTCGGAGAACCGCAAGGCCGAGGGCCTGGTCCCCGATCTGACGGTCCGGGAGAACATCATCCTGGCCCTCCAGGCGGCCCGCGGCTGGACCCGGCCCATCCCGGCCGCCCAGCGCGACGAACTGGTCGCCAAGTACATCAAGGCCCTCGACATCCGGCCCGCCAACCCCGAGGCCCGCGTCGGCCAGCTCAGCGGCGGCAACCAGCAGAAGGTGCTGCTCGCCCGCTGGCTGATCACCCAGCCGAAGCTGCTGATCCTCGACGAGCCCACCCGGGGCATCGACGTCGGCGCCAAGGCCGAGATCCAGAAGCTCGTGGTGTCCCTCTCCGAGGACGGCATGGCCGTGCTCTACATCGCGGCCGAGCTGGAGGAGGTCCTCCGCCTCAGCCACACCATCGGCGTGCTGCGCGACCGCAAGCTGGTGGCGACGCTCACCAACGGGCCGGAGATCACCACCAGCAAGATCCTGGAGACCATCGCGAGCGGAGAACACCAGTGA
- a CDS encoding ABC transporter substrate-binding protein, producing the protein MLSRRNFLTTAVGVAAAAGLTACAKEDDSSTGTSGSGGSKKITLGFSQVGSESGWRSANTDSVKSAAKEAGYTLKFSDAQQKQENQISAIRSYITQGVDVIAFSPVVVTGWDAVLKEAKAKNIPVVLTDRSVETSDESLFVTLVGSDFTDEGRRAAKILEKVLEKAGHKGKVKIAQLEGTTGAAPAIERAKGFKEVMDAEHKDDWEIVVSQTGEFTRAGGKQVMAAFLQSNPDIDVLFAHNDDMGIGAIQAIEAAGKKPGKDILIVTVDGVKDGFIAMSEGKINAIVECNPLLGPQLMEVVQKVKDGETVDRWIKTKESDFMQDQAKDALPTRKY; encoded by the coding sequence ATGCTCAGCAGACGGAACTTCCTCACCACGGCGGTCGGCGTGGCGGCCGCGGCCGGTCTGACGGCCTGCGCCAAGGAGGACGACAGCTCCACCGGTACCTCCGGCTCCGGCGGCAGCAAGAAGATCACCCTCGGCTTCTCCCAGGTCGGCTCGGAGAGCGGCTGGCGCAGCGCCAACACCGACTCGGTGAAGTCGGCGGCCAAGGAGGCGGGCTACACGCTCAAGTTCTCCGACGCCCAGCAGAAGCAGGAGAACCAGATCTCCGCGATCCGCAGCTACATCACCCAGGGTGTGGACGTCATCGCCTTCTCGCCGGTGGTCGTCACCGGCTGGGACGCGGTGCTGAAGGAGGCCAAGGCCAAGAACATCCCGGTGGTCCTGACCGACCGCTCCGTCGAGACCTCCGACGAGTCCCTGTTCGTCACCCTGGTCGGCTCCGACTTCACGGACGAGGGCCGACGCGCCGCCAAGATCCTGGAGAAGGTCCTGGAGAAGGCCGGCCACAAGGGCAAGGTGAAGATCGCCCAGCTGGAGGGCACCACCGGTGCCGCCCCCGCGATCGAGCGCGCCAAGGGCTTCAAGGAGGTCATGGACGCCGAGCACAAGGACGACTGGGAGATCGTCGTCAGCCAGACCGGTGAGTTCACCCGCGCCGGCGGCAAGCAGGTCATGGCGGCCTTCCTGCAGTCCAACCCGGACATCGACGTGCTGTTCGCGCACAACGACGACATGGGCATCGGTGCCATCCAGGCCATCGAGGCGGCCGGCAAGAAGCCCGGCAAGGACATCCTGATCGTCACGGTCGACGGCGTGAAGGACGGCTTCATCGCGATGTCCGAGGGCAAGATCAACGCCATCGTCGAGTGCAACCCGCTGCTCGGCCCCCAGCTGATGGAGGTCGTGCAGAAGGTCAAGGACGGCGAGACGGTCGATCGCTGGATCAAGACCAAGGAGAGCGACTTCATGCAGGACCAGGCCAAGGACGCCCTCCCCACCCGCAAGTACTGA
- a CDS encoding LacI family DNA-binding transcriptional regulator gives MPHSQLRPPTMADVARQAGVSHQTVSRVLGDHPNVRVETRARVQRAIEEMGYRRNSSARALVTRRTQTLGVVASNTTLYGPASTLFALEEAARAEGYLVSTVSLRELTVETLSEAVDRLSDGGVEGVIALAPQRSAVAALAELRHPFPVVAVGTGSGSEIPSVNVDQELGARLATGHLLAAGHRKVWHLAGPEDWQEAADRTVGWRATLEEAGVEPPQPLHGDWSPLSGYRAGQELAGWVGRGLTAVFVANDQMALGVLRALREAGVRTPQDVAVVGFDDIPESEFFAPPLTTVRQDFSTVGQRSIALLLDLIEGRTPAGLSRIAIEPQLVVRASTFPYLPPPG, from the coding sequence GTGCCCCACTCGCAGCTCCGGCCGCCCACCATGGCCGACGTGGCACGCCAGGCCGGCGTCTCCCACCAGACCGTCTCCCGCGTCCTGGGGGATCACCCCAACGTGCGGGTCGAGACCAGGGCCCGGGTGCAGCGCGCGATCGAGGAGATGGGCTACCGTCGCAACTCCTCCGCACGGGCCCTGGTGACCCGGCGCACCCAGACGCTGGGCGTGGTCGCCTCCAACACCACGCTCTACGGGCCGGCCAGCACGCTGTTCGCGCTGGAGGAGGCGGCACGGGCCGAGGGGTACCTCGTCTCGACGGTCAGTCTGCGCGAACTGACCGTGGAGACGCTCTCCGAGGCCGTCGACCGCCTCAGTGACGGCGGTGTGGAGGGGGTGATCGCCCTCGCCCCGCAGCGATCGGCGGTCGCGGCCCTCGCCGAACTCCGGCACCCCTTCCCGGTGGTGGCCGTGGGTACCGGCTCCGGTTCGGAGATCCCCAGCGTCAACGTGGACCAGGAACTGGGCGCGCGGCTGGCCACCGGTCATCTGCTCGCCGCGGGGCACCGCAAGGTCTGGCACCTCGCCGGCCCCGAGGACTGGCAGGAGGCGGCGGACCGGACCGTCGGCTGGCGGGCCACCCTCGAGGAGGCGGGCGTCGAACCGCCGCAGCCGCTGCACGGGGACTGGAGCCCGCTGTCGGGCTACCGGGCCGGCCAGGAACTGGCCGGCTGGGTGGGCCGGGGCCTCACCGCCGTCTTCGTCGCCAACGACCAGATGGCGCTGGGGGTGTTGCGCGCGCTGCGGGAGGCGGGCGTACGCACGCCCCAGGACGTCGCGGTGGTCGGCTTCGACGACATCCCGGAGTCGGAGTTCTTCGCGCCTCCTCTCACCACCGTCCGGCAGGACTTCTCCACGGTGGGCCAGCGGAGCATCGCCCTGCTGCTCGACCTGATCGAGGGCCGGACCCCTGCCGGGCTGTCCCGGATCGCCATCGAACCCCAACTCGTCGTCCGCGCCAGCACCTTCCCGTACCTGCCTCCACCGGGCTGA
- a CDS encoding SCO2400 family protein → MDYCHPCQRHLNGALSCSGCGASAEDCRTHPDASAAPDDTVVDERDDAYEDDTPESGPRRARSRSRSQSRGRGARAGRRDRKAAAHRRRRRRLLMIGAGLLLAAGGLSLAELGMEAPPSEPRTASVDDSSDASPTASADDAEGAGERSDDSADAERDGKNPDKSASPSASESEKSEADKGTEDDDKPVDRSASNVTASPAPSAQDPTSDPEDTDPPTTEPTEDDPTPEPSPSATCKQFLWWCS, encoded by the coding sequence ATGGATTACTGCCACCCGTGCCAACGGCACCTCAATGGCGCCCTCTCCTGCTCGGGGTGCGGCGCGTCGGCCGAAGACTGCCGGACCCACCCGGACGCGTCGGCCGCCCCGGACGACACGGTCGTGGACGAACGCGACGACGCGTACGAGGACGACACCCCCGAGAGCGGCCCCCGCCGCGCCCGGTCCCGGTCCCGGTCACAGAGCCGCGGCCGTGGTGCGCGGGCCGGCCGGCGCGACCGCAAGGCCGCGGCGCACCGTCGCCGCCGCCGGCGATTGCTGATGATCGGAGCCGGTCTGCTGCTCGCCGCGGGCGGGCTGAGCCTCGCCGAACTCGGCATGGAGGCACCGCCGTCGGAGCCGCGCACGGCGTCCGTGGACGATTCCTCCGACGCGTCCCCCACGGCTTCGGCGGACGACGCCGAGGGTGCCGGCGAGCGCTCGGACGACTCCGCCGACGCCGAGCGGGACGGGAAGAACCCGGACAAGTCGGCGTCCCCGTCGGCCTCGGAGTCCGAGAAGTCCGAGGCCGACAAGGGCACCGAGGACGACGACAAGCCCGTGGACCGCTCGGCCTCCAACGTGACAGCGAGCCCGGCCCCTTCGGCGCAGGACCCGACCTCCGACCCCGAGGACACCGACCCCCCGACCACCGAACCGACCGAGGACGATCCCACTCCGGAGCCCAGTCCCTCGGCGACGTGCAAGCAGTTCCTGTGGTGGTGCTCGTAG